The proteins below come from a single Mycobacterium parmense genomic window:
- a CDS encoding SDR family NAD(P)-dependent oxidoreductase has protein sequence MDLGFTGATAVVTGGSKGMGLAIAETLAAEGARVAVMARGRAALDAAVSSLRERGAPDAVGIGVDMADAQSIAEAFAAVSRRWGRVNCLIHTIGPGDGYFEEMDDAQWDAAFALGTMSAVRSIRAALPLLRSADWARIVTLSAHSIQRQNPRIVAYTASKAALASVTKNLSKSLAGDGILVNCVCPGTIVTASFTEALKDILAADGLDATDPRDVMTWIADNFHQPCDLGRAGLPEEVASITAYLASRRNGYVTGATVNVDGGSDFI, from the coding sequence ATGGACCTCGGATTCACGGGGGCGACGGCCGTGGTCACCGGCGGCAGCAAGGGAATGGGACTTGCCATTGCCGAAACCCTTGCGGCCGAGGGGGCCAGGGTGGCGGTGATGGCCAGGGGCCGCGCCGCACTGGATGCCGCGGTGTCGTCGCTGCGCGAGCGCGGCGCCCCGGATGCCGTGGGGATCGGCGTGGACATGGCCGACGCGCAATCCATCGCCGAGGCCTTCGCCGCGGTGTCGCGCCGTTGGGGTCGAGTCAATTGCCTGATACACACCATCGGACCGGGCGATGGCTATTTCGAGGAGATGGACGACGCGCAATGGGACGCGGCATTCGCCCTCGGCACCATGTCGGCCGTGCGCTCGATCCGCGCCGCGCTGCCGTTGCTGCGTTCTGCGGACTGGGCCCGCATCGTGACGTTGTCGGCGCACTCCATTCAGCGGCAAAACCCACGCATCGTCGCGTACACGGCGTCGAAGGCCGCACTGGCCAGCGTGACCAAGAACCTGTCCAAAAGCCTTGCCGGGGATGGCATTCTGGTCAACTGCGTGTGCCCGGGTACGATCGTGACCGCGAGCTTCACCGAGGCACTGAAGGACATCCTCGCCGCCGACGGCCTCGACGCCACCGACCCGCGCGACGTCATGACGTGGATCGCCGACAACTTTCACCAGCCCTGCGACCTCGGCCGGGCCGGACTGCCCGAAGAGGTCGCTTCCATTACCGCCTACCTGGCGTCGCGGCGCAACGGGTATGTCACCGGCGCGACGGTCAACGTCGACGGCGGGTCGGATTTCATCTGA
- the cobN gene encoding cobaltochelatase subunit CobN, with translation MAEPTVLLLSTSDTDLISARSSGKNYRWANPSRLSEAQLPDLLDGAAIAVVRILGGYRAWQSGIDAVIASGVPTILVSGEQAADAELTGLSTLAAGTAVQAHVYLAHGGVENLRQLHAFLSDTVLMTGFGFTEPVVTPTWGELARPDARDNGGPTIAVLYYRAQHLAGNTGYVEALCRAIEDAGACALPVYCASLRTAEAELLHRLGDADAMVVTVLAAGGLKPAAASAGGDDDSWNVEHLAALDIPILQGLCLTSPRAQWLGNDDGLSPLDVATQVAVPEFDGRIITVPFSFKEIDDDGLISYVADPERCARVAGLAVRHAQLRYVAPADKRVALVFSAYPTKHARIGNAVGLDTPASAVALLRAMRERGYLIGDLPGVEAGDGDALIHALIERGGQDPDWLTSGQLAGNPIRLSAKDYRSWFATLPAELTDAVTRHWGPPPGELFVDRTHDPDGEIVIAAMQAGNLVLMVQPPRGFGDNPVAIYHDPDLPPSHHYLAAYHWLDSGFGAHAIVHLGKHGNLEWLPGKTLGMSAACGPDAALGNLPLIYPFLVNDPGEGTQAKRRAHAVLVDHLIPPMARAETYGDIARLEQLLDEHANVAALDPSKLPAIRQQIWTLLRAAKMDHDLGLTERPEEDSFDDMLLHVDGWLCEIKDVQIRDGLHILGQKPTGETELDLVLAILRARQLFGGDLALPGLRQALGLTEDGTDERTSVDRAEAAARGLVAALQAAGWDPDTVGGLTDNADVAAVLRFAAIEVVPRLAGSDAEIDQLLRALDGHFIPSGPSGSPLRGLVNVLPTGRNFYSVDPKAVPSRLAWEAGVALADSLLARYRADHGTWPQSVGLSVWGTSAMRTAGDDIAEVLALLGVRPVWDDASRRVIDLTAIPPAELGRPRIDVTVRISGFFRDAFPHVVTMLDDAVRLVAGLDEPAADNYVRAHAQADFAQHGDQRRSTTRIFGSKPGTYGAGLLQLIDSRNWRDDADLAQVYTAWGGFAYGRGLDGREAVDDMNRQYRRIAVAAKNTDTREHDIADSDDYFQYHGGMVATVRALTGQAPAAYIGDNTRPDAIRTRTLSEETARVFRARVVNPRWMSAMRRHGYKGAFEMAATVDYLFGYDATAGVMADWMYEQLTERYVLDPENRKFMAESNPWALHGMAERLLEAAGRGMWARPQPETLDGLRQTLLETEGDLEG, from the coding sequence GTGGCTGAGCCGACCGTCCTGCTGCTGTCGACGTCCGACACGGACCTGATCAGCGCCCGCTCCAGCGGAAAGAACTATCGGTGGGCCAACCCGTCGCGGCTCTCGGAGGCGCAGCTGCCGGACCTGCTCGACGGCGCCGCGATCGCGGTTGTCCGGATCCTCGGCGGCTACCGCGCGTGGCAGAGCGGCATCGACGCCGTGATCGCCAGCGGCGTTCCGACCATCCTGGTCAGCGGCGAGCAGGCCGCCGACGCCGAGCTCACCGGCCTGTCCACGCTCGCCGCGGGCACCGCGGTGCAGGCTCACGTCTACCTGGCCCACGGCGGCGTGGAGAACCTGCGCCAGCTGCACGCGTTCCTGTCGGACACCGTGCTGATGACCGGCTTCGGTTTCACCGAACCGGTGGTGACGCCGACCTGGGGTGAGCTCGCGCGGCCGGACGCCCGCGACAACGGCGGCCCGACGATCGCGGTGCTGTACTACCGCGCGCAGCACCTGGCAGGCAACACCGGCTACGTCGAGGCGCTGTGCCGGGCAATCGAGGACGCCGGAGCTTGCGCCCTCCCGGTGTACTGCGCGTCGCTGCGCACCGCCGAAGCCGAATTGCTGCATCGGCTCGGCGACGCCGACGCCATGGTGGTCACCGTGCTGGCGGCCGGGGGGCTCAAGCCCGCCGCGGCCTCGGCCGGCGGTGACGACGACAGCTGGAACGTCGAGCACCTCGCGGCCCTCGACATCCCTATCCTGCAGGGCCTGTGTCTGACCAGCCCGCGCGCGCAGTGGCTGGGCAACGACGACGGCCTCAGCCCGCTCGACGTCGCCACGCAGGTCGCGGTGCCCGAGTTCGACGGTCGCATCATCACGGTGCCGTTCTCGTTCAAGGAGATCGACGACGACGGACTGATCTCCTACGTGGCCGACCCGGAACGCTGCGCGCGGGTGGCGGGACTGGCGGTCCGGCACGCGCAGCTGCGGTACGTCGCCCCCGCCGACAAACGGGTGGCACTGGTGTTCTCGGCGTACCCCACCAAGCACGCCCGCATCGGCAACGCGGTCGGGCTCGACACCCCGGCCAGCGCCGTGGCGCTGCTGCGCGCGATGCGCGAGCGCGGATACCTGATCGGGGACCTGCCCGGCGTCGAGGCGGGCGATGGCGACGCGCTCATCCACGCGTTGATCGAACGCGGCGGCCAAGACCCCGACTGGCTCACCTCGGGCCAGCTGGCCGGCAATCCGATCCGTCTGTCCGCCAAGGACTATCGTTCCTGGTTCGCGACCTTGCCGGCCGAGCTCACCGATGCCGTGACACGGCACTGGGGTCCGCCGCCGGGGGAGCTGTTCGTGGACCGCACGCACGATCCCGACGGCGAAATCGTCATCGCCGCAATGCAAGCGGGCAACCTGGTGCTGATGGTCCAGCCGCCCCGGGGTTTCGGGGACAACCCGGTCGCCATCTACCACGACCCGGACCTGCCGCCCAGCCATCACTACCTTGCTGCCTACCACTGGCTGGATTCCGGGTTCGGCGCGCACGCCATCGTGCACCTCGGCAAGCACGGCAACCTGGAATGGCTGCCGGGTAAGACGCTGGGCATGTCGGCGGCCTGCGGCCCCGACGCCGCACTGGGCAACCTGCCGTTGATCTACCCCTTCCTGGTCAACGACCCCGGCGAGGGCACCCAGGCCAAGCGGCGCGCGCACGCGGTGCTCGTCGACCACCTCATACCGCCGATGGCCCGCGCCGAAACCTACGGCGACATAGCGCGTTTGGAGCAGTTGCTCGACGAGCACGCCAACGTCGCGGCCCTGGACCCCAGCAAGCTGCCCGCGATCCGCCAGCAGATCTGGACGCTGCTGCGCGCCGCCAAGATGGACCACGATCTGGGCCTGACCGAACGCCCCGAAGAGGACTCGTTCGACGACATGCTGCTGCACGTCGACGGGTGGCTCTGCGAGATCAAGGACGTCCAGATCCGCGACGGCCTGCACATCCTGGGGCAAAAGCCCACGGGTGAAACCGAACTCGACCTGGTGCTGGCCATCCTGCGGGCGCGCCAGCTGTTCGGCGGCGACCTCGCCCTGCCCGGCCTGCGCCAGGCGCTGGGTCTCACCGAGGACGGCACCGACGAGCGGACGTCGGTCGACCGGGCGGAGGCCGCGGCCCGCGGGCTCGTCGCGGCGCTGCAGGCCGCCGGCTGGGATCCCGACACGGTCGGCGGGCTCACCGACAACGCGGACGTCGCGGCCGTGCTGCGGTTCGCCGCCATCGAGGTGGTGCCCCGCCTGGCCGGCAGCGACGCCGAAATCGACCAGTTGCTGCGGGCTTTGGACGGCCACTTCATCCCGTCCGGTCCGTCCGGGTCGCCGCTGCGCGGCCTGGTCAACGTGTTACCCACCGGTCGCAACTTCTACTCCGTGGACCCCAAGGCGGTGCCGTCGCGGCTGGCATGGGAAGCCGGTGTGGCGCTTGCGGATTCGCTGCTCGCGCGCTACCGGGCCGACCACGGCACGTGGCCGCAGTCGGTAGGGCTGTCGGTGTGGGGCACGTCGGCGATGCGCACCGCCGGCGACGACATCGCCGAAGTGCTCGCGCTGCTCGGTGTTCGGCCCGTCTGGGACGACGCCTCGCGGCGCGTCATCGACCTGACGGCGATCCCGCCGGCCGAGCTGGGCCGCCCGCGCATCGACGTGACTGTGCGGATCTCCGGCTTCTTCCGGGACGCTTTCCCGCACGTGGTGACGATGCTCGACGACGCGGTGCGGTTGGTCGCCGGGCTCGACGAGCCCGCGGCGGACAACTACGTGCGCGCGCACGCCCAGGCCGACTTCGCTCAGCACGGCGACCAGAGACGTTCCACGACCAGAATTTTCGGTTCCAAGCCGGGCACATACGGCGCCGGGCTCCTGCAGTTGATCGACAGCCGCAACTGGCGCGACGACGCCGACCTGGCGCAGGTGTACACGGCCTGGGGCGGCTTCGCCTACGGCCGCGGCCTCGACGGTCGTGAGGCCGTCGACGACATGAACCGCCAGTATCGCCGCATCGCGGTGGCCGCCAAGAACACCGATACCCGTGAACACGATATCGCCGACTCCGACGACTACTTCCAGTACCACGGCGGCATGGTGGCCACCGTGCGCGCGCTGACCGGCCAGGCCCCGGCCGCCTACATCGGCGACAACACCCGGCCCGACGCGATCCGCACCCGCACGCTGTCGGAGGAGACCGCCCGGGTCTTCCGTGCCCGCGTGGTGAACCCGCGGTGGATGTCGGCGATGCGCCGGCACGGCTACAAGGGAGCGTTCGAAATGGCGGCGACGGTCGACTACCTGTTCGGCTACGACGCCACCGCCGGTGTGATGGCCGACTGGATGTACGAACAGCTCACCGAACGCTATGTGCTGGACCCGGAGAACCGGAAGTTCATGGCCGAGTCGAACCCGTGGGCGCTGCACGGCATGGCCGAGCGGCTGCTGGAGGCCGCCGGGCGCGGCATGTGGGCGCGGCCGCAGCCGGAAACCCTCGACGGGTTGCGCCAGACGCTGCTGGAAACCGAAGGCGATCTCGAGGGCTGA
- a CDS encoding alpha/beta hydrolase family protein, which produces MKTVQYAPGRLADVFGEPAQPTILLWHGMQTDARETVRPLAGMLAGHGAAVVVPDWNSQSADGGRSDLLGSLELAREHADDRAGLVLVGWSLGGAAAAGLTIERSDVALAHTVCLAGAFMVPDPICGRVAADGLPADRAGAPFTLLHGVDDHAVPVTASRDFASHLQRAGWPVDLIELPADHGSIAGADYDRDAQRYVPARGGPALAMAREVAERISATLRYE; this is translated from the coding sequence GTGAAGACGGTCCAATACGCCCCGGGACGGCTGGCCGACGTGTTCGGCGAGCCGGCTCAGCCCACGATCCTGCTCTGGCACGGCATGCAGACCGACGCGCGCGAAACCGTCCGGCCGCTCGCCGGCATGCTCGCCGGCCATGGCGCCGCGGTGGTGGTGCCCGACTGGAACTCCCAGTCGGCCGACGGTGGGCGATCCGATCTCCTGGGGTCCCTCGAGCTGGCCCGGGAACATGCCGATGACCGCGCGGGTCTCGTGTTGGTGGGCTGGTCCCTCGGCGGAGCCGCGGCGGCGGGCTTGACGATCGAGCGCTCCGACGTCGCGCTGGCTCACACGGTCTGTCTGGCCGGCGCCTTCATGGTGCCCGATCCGATCTGCGGCCGGGTCGCGGCCGACGGGCTGCCGGCCGACCGCGCCGGCGCACCGTTCACGCTGCTGCACGGAGTGGACGACCACGCAGTGCCGGTGACGGCCAGCCGGGACTTCGCCTCTCACCTGCAGCGGGCCGGTTGGCCGGTGGACCTGATCGAGCTGCCGGCCGACCACGGGTCGATCGCGGGAGCCGACTACGACCGCGACGCCCAACGCTACGTGCCGGCGCGCGGCGGGCCGGCGCTGGCGATGGCCCGCGAGGTCGCCGAGCGCATCTCCGCGACTCTGCGGTACGAATGA
- a CDS encoding FAD-dependent oxidoreductase: MDTCGNHAVVLGASMGGLLAARVLADFYDRVTVVERDVLPTEPVNRRGVPQGRMIHAALARCTQTLDELFPGFVGELKAAGVDCWDDGDLSKLHLAAAGHVMTRRGIAPNAPVILFPSRPLLEWHVRRRLRAIGNVTFLENHDVVGLTATAHGGRVTGASVVDRENDNPKTLGAELVVDATGRGSRTPTFLSGLGYARPREDELVVQLAYACQLLRSTPGAVREHMIALFPKPGRPKMFGFIKYEDDAWMVGVGTLAGAEPPTRREDMVQFAADFAPPELLDAIRTAEPLSDVRIHRVPSNRWRRYDKMHRMPDGLLVVGDAVCSFNPIYGQGMTVAAIEATVLRECLRGGEANLPRRFFRASAKKIQVAWQTAVGSDLALPEVQGARPISMRLTNLFIDRVLIATEVDPLVAGQFMRITAMVDPPHRLLRPAFLLRVMRAQRRRPAKAAYVAHSSPTATSSSS, from the coding sequence ATGGACACATGCGGCAATCATGCGGTGGTGCTGGGCGCCAGCATGGGCGGTCTGCTGGCCGCCCGCGTGCTGGCCGATTTCTACGACAGGGTGACCGTCGTCGAGCGCGACGTATTGCCCACGGAACCGGTGAATCGCCGGGGTGTTCCCCAGGGCCGGATGATCCACGCCGCGCTCGCGCGGTGCACTCAGACCCTCGACGAGCTGTTCCCGGGGTTCGTGGGGGAGCTGAAGGCCGCGGGCGTCGACTGCTGGGACGACGGGGACCTGTCGAAGCTGCACCTCGCCGCCGCCGGCCACGTGATGACACGCCGCGGCATCGCGCCAAACGCACCCGTGATCCTGTTCCCCAGCCGGCCGCTGCTGGAGTGGCACGTGCGCCGGCGCCTGCGGGCGATCGGCAACGTGACGTTCCTCGAAAATCACGACGTGGTGGGCTTGACCGCCACGGCCCATGGTGGCCGCGTCACCGGGGCGAGTGTCGTGGACCGGGAAAACGACAACCCGAAGACGCTCGGCGCCGAGCTCGTCGTCGACGCGACGGGCCGCGGGTCGCGGACCCCGACCTTCCTGTCCGGGCTGGGCTACGCCCGGCCGCGCGAGGACGAGCTGGTGGTGCAGCTCGCATACGCCTGTCAACTGCTGCGCAGCACACCGGGCGCCGTGCGCGAGCACATGATCGCGCTGTTCCCCAAGCCGGGGCGGCCGAAGATGTTCGGGTTCATCAAATACGAGGACGACGCCTGGATGGTTGGTGTCGGCACGCTGGCGGGAGCCGAGCCGCCCACCCGGCGCGAAGACATGGTGCAATTCGCGGCGGATTTCGCACCCCCGGAGTTGCTGGACGCGATCCGCACGGCGGAGCCGCTGAGCGACGTGCGCATCCATCGCGTGCCGTCGAACCGGTGGCGGCGCTACGACAAGATGCACCGGATGCCGGACGGCCTGCTGGTGGTCGGCGACGCGGTGTGCAGCTTCAATCCCATTTACGGACAGGGCATGACGGTCGCGGCGATCGAGGCGACCGTGCTGCGCGAGTGTCTGCGGGGCGGCGAGGCGAACCTGCCGCGACGGTTCTTCCGCGCCTCGGCGAAGAAGATCCAGGTGGCATGGCAGACGGCGGTCGGCTCCGACCTGGCGTTGCCCGAAGTGCAGGGAGCCCGGCCGATCTCGATGCGACTGACCAACCTGTTCATCGACCGGGTGCTGATCGCCACCGAGGTCGACCCGCTGGTTGCCGGACAGTTCATGCGGATCACCGCGATGGTCGACCCCCCACATCGGCTGCTGCGGCCCGCGTTTTTGCTACGCGTCATGCGCGCTCAGCGCCGCCGTCCGGCGAAGGCCGCGTACGTCGCGCATTCCTCGCCGACGGCGACGTCGTCCTCGTCTTGA
- the cobG gene encoding precorrin-3B synthase: MARARDTDACPGALQVHEAADGALARVRLPGGMITAAQLATLSALAREKGSGTLELTARGNVQVRGITDVAAVAEAIAAAGLLPSTTHERVRNIVASPLSGRSGGTVDVRPLVGELDAAIRAEPGLAQLGGRFWFSLDDGRADVSGLAADVGAHAQDDGWALLLSGRDTGARLRADEVVGTLIDLASKFAEIRGKAWRVGELDDLGRLMPGVVLGAGFPPVTTPPVGWINQEDGRVALGAAVPLGVLPARVAEFLAAIEAPLVITPWRSVLVCDLDEGIADTALRVLAPLGLVFDENSPWLTVSACTGKPGCAHSAADVRADAARSLDTRDAEAGAHRHFVGCDRACGSPPAGEVLVATGDGYRLKRASNRPLR; this comes from the coding sequence GTGGCCAGAGCTCGCGACACCGACGCCTGCCCCGGAGCGCTGCAGGTCCACGAGGCCGCCGACGGCGCCCTGGCGCGGGTCAGGCTGCCCGGCGGCATGATCACCGCCGCCCAGCTGGCGACGCTGAGCGCTCTGGCCCGTGAGAAGGGCTCGGGAACGCTGGAGCTGACCGCGCGCGGCAACGTGCAGGTGCGCGGAATCACCGACGTGGCGGCGGTCGCCGAGGCGATCGCCGCGGCCGGCCTGTTGCCGTCGACCACCCACGAGCGGGTGCGCAACATCGTCGCGTCGCCGCTGTCCGGGAGGTCCGGGGGCACCGTCGACGTGCGACCGCTGGTCGGTGAGCTGGACGCGGCCATCCGCGCCGAACCGGGCCTCGCACAGCTGGGCGGCCGCTTCTGGTTCAGCCTCGACGACGGCCGGGCCGACGTGTCCGGCTTGGCCGCCGACGTCGGGGCGCACGCGCAGGACGACGGCTGGGCGCTGCTGTTGTCGGGACGGGACACCGGGGCGCGGCTGCGCGCCGACGAGGTTGTCGGCACGCTGATCGACCTCGCCTCGAAGTTCGCCGAGATCCGCGGGAAGGCTTGGCGGGTCGGCGAACTGGATGATCTCGGGCGGCTGATGCCCGGTGTGGTCCTGGGGGCGGGCTTCCCGCCGGTCACCACACCCCCGGTGGGCTGGATCAACCAGGAGGACGGCCGGGTCGCGCTGGGCGCCGCGGTGCCGCTGGGGGTGCTGCCCGCCCGCGTCGCGGAATTCCTCGCCGCCATCGAGGCACCCCTGGTGATCACGCCGTGGCGCTCGGTGCTGGTGTGCGATCTCGACGAGGGCATCGCCGACACCGCGCTGCGGGTGCTGGCGCCGCTGGGGCTGGTGTTCGACGAGAACTCGCCGTGGCTGACCGTCAGCGCCTGCACCGGCAAGCCGGGATGCGCGCACTCGGCCGCCGACGTGCGGGCCGACGCCGCGCGGTCGCTCGACACGCGGGACGCGGAAGCGGGAGCACACCGGCATTTCGTCGGCTGCGACCGTGCGTGCGGCAGTCCACCGGCCGGTGAGGTGCTGGTCGCGACCGGAGACGGCTATCGGCTCAAGAGGGCATCCAACAGGCCTTTAAGGTGA
- a CDS encoding precorrin-8X methylmutase, with the protein MLDYIRDAAEIYRQSFAAIRAEADLARFPADIARVVVRLIHTCGQVDVAEHVAYTDDAAARAGAALRAGAPVLCDSSMVAAGITAARLPAGNEVVSLVADPRAADLAARKCTTRSAAGVELWADRLPGAVLAIGNAPTALFRLLELVDDGVAPPAAVLGGPVGFVGSAQSKEELIARPRGMSYLVVRGRRGGSAMAAAAVNAIASDTE; encoded by the coding sequence ATGCTCGACTACATCCGTGACGCGGCAGAGATTTACCGCCAATCGTTCGCGGCCATCCGCGCCGAGGCCGACCTGGCCCGCTTTCCCGCCGACATCGCGCGGGTAGTCGTCCGGTTGATCCACACCTGCGGGCAGGTGGATGTCGCCGAGCACGTCGCCTACACCGACGACGCCGCCGCCCGCGCCGGTGCGGCCCTGCGGGCCGGCGCCCCCGTGTTGTGCGACTCGTCGATGGTGGCCGCGGGCATCACCGCGGCGCGATTGCCGGCCGGCAACGAGGTGGTCTCGCTGGTCGCCGATCCGCGCGCCGCCGATCTCGCCGCGCGGAAGTGCACCACCCGGTCCGCGGCCGGCGTGGAGCTGTGGGCCGACCGGCTGCCCGGCGCGGTGCTCGCGATCGGCAACGCGCCCACCGCCCTGTTCCGGCTCCTCGAGCTGGTCGACGACGGGGTTGCCCCGCCGGCCGCCGTGCTGGGCGGGCCCGTCGGGTTCGTCGGCTCGGCGCAGTCCAAGGAGGAGCTGATCGCCCGGCCGCGCGGGATGTCCTATCTGGTGGTGCGAGGGCGCCGGGGTGGCAGCGCCATGGCCGCGGCGGCGGTCAACGCGATCGCGAGCGACACCGAATGA
- a CDS encoding precorrin-2 C(20)-methyltransferase, whose protein sequence is MTNPVNRRGTLYGVGLGPGDPELVTVKAARVIGRADVIAYHSARHGRSIARGIAEPYLRAGQVEEHLVYPVTTETTDHPGGYAGALEEFYADATRRIAEHLDAGRDVALLAEGDPLFYSSYMHLHTRLTQRFDAVIIPGVTSVSAASAAVATPLVAGDEVLSVLPGTLPVAELTRRLADADAAVVLKLGRSYHNVREALSASGQLDDTFYVERASTSGQRVLRAADVDESSVPYFSLAMLPGGRRANGRTSAGTVAVVGLGPGDNDWMTPQCRRELGAATDLIGYAGYLDRVPLREGQRRHSSDNTDEPARAKLACALAEQGHAVAVVSSGDPGVFAMATAVLEEAKQWAGVQVRVIPAMTAAQAVASRVGAPLGHDYAVISLSDRLKPWEVISARLAAAAAADLVLAIYNPASKARRWQVGAMRDVLLAHREPGTPVVIGRDVSGPDENVRVVRLADLNPDEIDMRCLLIVGSSQTQWYADSSGDRVFTPRRYPG, encoded by the coding sequence ATGACGAACCCGGTCAACCGCAGAGGCACGCTGTACGGGGTCGGGCTGGGCCCGGGTGATCCGGAGCTGGTGACGGTCAAGGCCGCCCGCGTGATCGGACGGGCCGACGTGATCGCCTATCACAGCGCCCGGCACGGCCGCAGCATCGCCCGCGGGATCGCCGAGCCGTATCTGCGCGCAGGGCAGGTCGAGGAACACCTGGTGTATCCGGTGACCACCGAGACCACCGACCATCCCGGCGGCTACGCCGGTGCGCTCGAAGAGTTCTATGCCGACGCCACCCGGCGGATCGCCGAACACCTGGACGCCGGTCGCGACGTGGCGCTGCTCGCCGAGGGCGACCCGCTGTTCTACAGCTCCTACATGCACCTGCACACCCGGCTGACCCAGCGGTTCGACGCCGTCATCATCCCGGGGGTGACGTCGGTGAGCGCCGCCTCGGCAGCCGTCGCCACGCCGCTGGTCGCCGGTGACGAGGTGTTGTCGGTGCTGCCGGGCACCCTGCCGGTCGCGGAACTGACCCGCCGCCTCGCCGATGCCGACGCCGCCGTCGTGCTCAAGCTGGGCCGGTCGTATCACAATGTCCGCGAGGCGCTTTCAGCGTCGGGACAACTCGACGACACGTTCTATGTCGAGCGGGCCAGCACGTCAGGACAACGCGTGTTGCGCGCGGCCGACGTCGACGAGAGCAGCGTGCCCTACTTCTCGCTGGCGATGCTGCCCGGGGGGCGCCGGGCCAACGGCCGGACCTCGGCCGGCACCGTCGCGGTCGTGGGCCTCGGCCCCGGCGACAACGACTGGATGACACCGCAGTGCCGACGCGAACTCGGCGCGGCCACCGACCTGATCGGCTATGCCGGATACCTCGACCGCGTCCCCCTCCGCGAGGGTCAGCGGCGCCATTCCAGTGACAACACCGACGAACCCGCGCGCGCGAAACTCGCGTGTGCGCTGGCCGAGCAGGGGCATGCCGTCGCGGTCGTGTCGTCGGGCGACCCCGGGGTGTTCGCCATGGCCACCGCTGTTCTCGAGGAGGCCAAGCAATGGGCGGGCGTGCAAGTCCGGGTCATCCCGGCGATGACCGCCGCCCAGGCCGTCGCCAGCCGCGTCGGCGCTCCCCTTGGCCACGACTACGCCGTGATCTCGCTGTCCGACCGGCTCAAGCCATGGGAGGTGATCTCGGCGCGACTGGCCGCCGCGGCCGCCGCCGACCTGGTCCTGGCCATCTACAACCCGGCCTCCAAGGCGCGCAGATGGCAGGTCGGCGCGATGCGCGATGTGCTGCTGGCCCACCGTGAACCCGGCACGCCGGTGGTGATCGGCCGCGACGTCTCCGGACCCGACGAGAACGTCCGCGTGGTCCGCCTGGCGGACCTCAACCCCGACGAGATCGACATGCGCTGCCTGCTGATCGTCGGCTCGTCCCAAACTCAGTGGTACGCAGACAGTTCCGGTGACCGGGTGTTCACGCCCCGGCGCTACCCGGGTTGA